The following coding sequences lie in one Candidatus Paceibacterota bacterium genomic window:
- a CDS encoding alpha-1,2-fucosyltransferase, translating into MIIVKLKGGMGNQMFQYALARRRAEDLKAPFKLDITGFENQPSIETKRDYQLHHFNIIENFATPEEIRKIKYPWGFFSKLKKAVMGKILRHQHIGYEAEILKKKGDVYLDGYWHNEKYFQSIRSILEWEFSLKEPLSEAGERAAAEIKAAGASGKSAVSLHVRRGDYASDPATHKYHGLMTTEYYGGAIEIIKSRVGDIKVFVFSDEIEWVKEHIPLKDEHYFVTNPKIPFYEEVYLMSLCEHNIIANSSFSWWAAWLNQNPNKIVVAPKKWLAKTGNDYYHEIPDSWIKI; encoded by the coding sequence ATGATTATCGTCAAATTAAAAGGCGGTATGGGCAACCAAATGTTTCAATATGCTCTGGCTCGACGACGGGCGGAAGATTTAAAAGCCCCTTTTAAATTGGATATAACGGGTTTTGAAAATCAGCCTTCTATTGAGACAAAAAGAGACTATCAACTTCATCATTTCAATATCATTGAAAATTTCGCTACTCCTGAAGAAATCCGGAAGATAAAATATCCGTGGGGCTTTTTTTCAAAATTAAAAAAGGCTGTTATGGGTAAAATCTTACGGCATCAGCACATTGGCTATGAGGCGGAAATTCTTAAGAAAAAAGGGGATGTTTATTTAGATGGATATTGGCATAATGAAAAATACTTTCAATCAATTAGAAGCATTCTGGAGTGGGAATTTAGCTTAAAAGAGCCTCTTTCAGAAGCTGGAGAGCGGGCGGCGGCCGAAATTAAAGCGGCCGGCGCCTCCGGTAAAAGCGCCGTCTCACTTCATGTCCGACGCGGGGATTACGCCAGCGATCCGGCCACTCATAAATATCATGGACTAATGACCACCGAATATTACGGCGGAGCTATTGAGATAATTAAAAGTAGGGTCGGCGATATTAAAGTCTTCGTCTTCTCGGATGAGATTGAGTGGGTTAAGGAGCACATTCCCCTAAAAGATGAACATTATTTTGTTACCAATCCAAAGATCCCCTTCTATGAAGAGGTGTATTTGATGAGTCTTTGCGAGCACAACATTATTGCCAATTCAAGCTTTAGCTGGTGGGCAGCCTGGCTAAATCAAAACCCCAATAAAATTGTGGTGGCTCCTAAAAAGTGGCTGGCTAAAACAGGCAACGATTATTATCACGAAATTCCAGACAGCTGGATCAAGATATAA
- a CDS encoding flippase, protein MEGFIRYFKNTGWLLSQRLFGMVIGFFVTAIVVRYLGPVNNGILNYAISFVGLFGFLASLGLDQVIYRDLIKYPERENEFLGTSIILRLAAGFLAMLLAISFGRIFNSDQTIFYTMAIVSLAFVFQAFSIIIYSFQAKVESHLPSIATMIVVVILAILKLLVVYYHKGVFYFGAIYTLEPFLYAVFFIFFYQKYYSSPLRWNFNKNLAREIVIEAFPLMLSVVFTTIYSRIDQVLLNYMIDVKAVGIYDPAVRLSELWYFIPAILTGSLFPSIINAYQTDEKLYAKRLIRLTLLLMALSASAGIFVTILAHFLMNLVFGPAFVTGYRVLQLYVWSGLGVGIGFVINQFLITEKMVRYVLYSSIIGMLLNVILNLLLIPSHGINGSALATLISYILGPLSVMLFPRVRKRVAVLFRIAQL, encoded by the coding sequence ATGGAAGGATTCATCAGGTACTTCAAAAATACCGGTTGGTTATTAAGCCAGCGGCTTTTTGGCATGGTTATTGGTTTCTTCGTTACCGCTATTGTGGTGCGCTATTTAGGACCGGTCAATAACGGAATTCTTAATTACGCTATCAGCTTCGTCGGTCTTTTTGGCTTCCTGGCCTCTCTTGGACTCGATCAAGTAATCTATCGGGATTTAATCAAATATCCGGAGCGGGAAAATGAATTTCTAGGTACCAGTATTATCTTGCGGCTGGCAGCCGGCTTTCTGGCCATGCTTTTGGCTATTTCCTTCGGACGCATTTTTAATAGCGACCAGACCATTTTCTATACAATGGCCATCGTCTCCCTAGCCTTTGTTTTTCAGGCTTTCAGCATTATCATTTATTCTTTTCAGGCTAAAGTCGAGTCACATCTACCTTCAATTGCCACCATGATTGTAGTGGTGATTCTAGCCATCTTAAAACTTCTGGTAGTTTATTATCACAAGGGAGTTTTCTATTTTGGAGCTATTTATACTCTGGAGCCATTTCTCTACGCCGTTTTTTTTATCTTCTTTTATCAAAAATATTATTCCTCGCCCTTGCGCTGGAATTTTAATAAGAATTTGGCTAGAGAGATCGTCATTGAAGCTTTCCCGCTGATGCTCTCTGTCGTTTTTACCACTATTTATTCCCGAATTGACCAAGTCCTTCTAAATTACATGATTGACGTAAAGGCCGTCGGTATTTATGATCCGGCCGTTCGACTTTCGGAATTATGGTATTTTATTCCGGCTATTCTAACCGGCTCACTTTTCCCTTCCATTATTAACGCTTATCAGACGGACGAGAAGCTTTACGCCAAACGGTTAATCAGATTAACTCTCTTGCTCATGGCCTTGTCAGCTTCAGCTGGAATCTTTGTTACGATCCTTGCTCATTTCCTAATGAATCTGGTTTTCGGGCCGGCTTTCGTGACGGGTTATCGTGTCCTTCAATTGTACGTTTGGTCCGGTCTCGGAGTCGGGATTGGTTTTGTCATCAATCAATTTTTAATCACAGAAAAGATGGTGCGATATGTTCTTTACAGCTCAATCATCGGCATGCTCTTAAATGTCATATTAAACCTCTTACTTATTCCTAGTCACGGCATTAACGGCTCGGCTCTAGCCACTTTAATTTCTTATATTTTGGGGCCACTTTCCGTGATGTTGTTTCCTCGAGTACGGAAAAGAGTGGCCGTCCTCTTTAGAATTGCCCAGCTATGA